The Changchengzhania lutea genomic sequence TTAGCAAAATTTATCAATCTGTTGGCGATACCACCACGTTTCATAATTTCTCCTGCCAGTACAAAAAACGGAATCGCTAATAATGCAAAACTATCTATTCCTGTTGTCATCCGCTGTGCAATGGTAGTTATTCCAGGTAGGTTATCAATATTAAGTAATAAACTTATCGTTGTAGAAATGCCAATACTATAAGCTACTGGAACTTTTAACATTAACAATGTAAAAAAACTTGCAAATAAAACGATGATACTTATGACTTCTATACTCATGTTTAGTCGGTTATTTTATTAGCATTAATTTTTGATAAATGATATATGGAGAAACACATCATTAAAAGACCACTTAAAGGCATAATAGCATAGATACAACCAAGAGGAATTCTTAATGTACCAGATAGTTGACCTAAGTGAAGCGTTGTATAAACTAAATTAAAACCACCGATGACCATAACTACTAGTGCAAAAAGAAAAATACATAGCTCAATAAAGATCAAGGCTTTCTTTTGGTTTTTTCTTGAAAACTTTTGAAAAAGGAAATCCATGGATAAGTGCTGCCGCTTTGCACTTAAATAAGCTGCCCCTAAAATAGATAGCCATATTAACGAAAATCTTGCCAACTCTTCTGTAAAAGCAAAAGATGTATTTAATATATACCTAGAAAACACCTGACCTAATACATCTATAACCAATAGACCAAAAATAGATATCAAGAAAATTTCCATGATTCTACATGCCTTATTGAAAAGAACATCTGCTAGCTTCATAATGATTGATTTTTAATTTTATTGATAATGGCACTCATTTCTGGATGCTCTTTCATAAAGGTCTCTAAAACAGATTTCGATTGTTCTTGAAATAGTGATTTGTCTGGAATAATAATTTCAACCCCAGCTTTTTTGGCTGTAGCCATTGATTTTTCCACAGATTCATTCCAAAATTGCTTTTGGGCTTGTGAAGATTCGTCTGCAGCTTCTTGAACCCAAACTTTTTCTTGATCGGATAATGTATCCCAATATTTTGTGCCAATTAAAAGTACATCTGGCACCGAAGAGTGTTGGTCCAAGGTATAATATTTACTGACTTCATAATGATTTGAAGACACAAACGAAGGCGGGTTATTTTCTGCACCATCAACCACACCTTGTTGTATTGCGGTATATAATTCACCATAAGCCATAGGCGTTGCTGAACCTCCCAACG encodes the following:
- a CDS encoding TRAP transporter small permease, with product MKLADVLFNKACRIMEIFLISIFGLLVIDVLGQVFSRYILNTSFAFTEELARFSLIWLSILGAAYLSAKRQHLSMDFLFQKFSRKNQKKALIFIELCIFLFALVVMVIGGFNLVYTTLHLGQLSGTLRIPLGCIYAIMPLSGLLMMCFSIYHLSKINANKITD